One Saccharomycodes ludwigii strain NBRC 1722 chromosome VI, whole genome shotgun sequence DNA segment encodes these proteins:
- a CDS encoding conserved putative CP/RdRp fusion protein: MSHPYNSNNNNTSDQVSSEHGTHTGGNSVMLSKDDVLDKFNNLILSFDNKGMDKSNFVPGMKMFIFRMKRDGLGCLLENDAVSVLGPETLKMAGEFFLYFKKYFPDGFDSSNGLQILIDINAGIYDKTKTSIVREILQEWSNLYYDGNVSAANYITKVKNLIAKTKNYHCEMSEYEMKRRIIASVNEHYPDFKNIILYQNSGKLNVDFEKIYEVIINLYEEKEWKPIKAKLVPGIKQYKEFKFEYGGTKYMLVNKRTISDEEIQMNSLTDSTTLKQQVLKNENFKNFAVDVLKFVTVSTSSRVKNEFVETFSKTLDNIHQVSRFIYEHKDKKTVAVSFEESKLRHYLSEWKLDLLRSHKNKDGYVQIGYDQLIALLRATVKSVSKQRQQKEEAARKLMEETISAAVTEHEQLVSDLAPFHTILQLNGSYLKQSSVVQAKAKDEWLKQPRDARKERFDAWAQAWWCKNKADAIMIEFDKLAKDSTLGAFLAKQNAFQE; the protein is encoded by the coding sequence ATGTCCCATCCCTACAattccaacaataataatacttcaGATCAGGTTTCATCTGAACATGGCACTCACACTGGGGGGAATTCAGTTATGCTTTCTAAGGACGATGTACTCGACAAGTTCAATAATTTGATACTCTCTTTTGATAATAAGGGTATGGACAAGAGTAACTTCGTTCCTGGTATgaaaatgtttatatttagaaTGAAACGTGATGGTTTAGGTTGTTTGCTTGAAAATGATGCTGTATCCGTCCTTGGTCCGGAGACGTTAAAAATGGCAggtgaattttttttgtattttaaaaaatattttccagATGGATTTGATTCAAGCAATGGTTTGCAAATTCTGATTGATATCAATGCTGGTATTTatgataaaacaaaaacatcaaTTGTGAGAGAAATTTTGCAGGAATGGTCCAACTTGTATTATGATGGTAACGTTAGTGCAGCAAACTACATAACTAAggtgaaaaatttgatagCTAAAACTAAGAATTACCATTGTGAAATGAGTGAATACGAGATGAAAAGGAGAATTATCGCATCTGTTAATGAGCATTATCccgattttaaaaacattattttgtaCCAAAACAGTGGTAAGTTAAATGTTGACTTCGAAAAAATCTATGAAGTTATCataaatttatatgaagaaaaagaatggAAACCAATCAAGGCAAAATTGGTACCGGGTATTAAACAGTACAAAGAATTTAAGTTTGAATATGGGGGTACCAAGTACATGCTCGTCAATAAACGAACAATCAGTGATGAAGAAATCCAAATGAACTCATTAACCGATTCGACTACGTTAAAACAacaagttttgaaaaatgaaaattttaaaaattttgctGTTGATGTTTTGAAGTTTGTCACAGTTTCTACCTCCTCTAGAGTCAAAAATGAATTTGTTGAgactttttcaaaaactcTTGACAATATCCATCAGGTATcaagatttatttatgaACATAAAGACAAGAAAACTGTTGCTGTTTCTTTTGAAGAATCCAAATTACGTCACTATCTTTCTGAATGGaaattagatttattaagaagccataaaaataaggatGGTTATGTTCAAATCGGCTATGATCAACTGATTGCTCTTTTGCGTGCTACAGTTAAGTCTGTTAGTAAACAACGTCAACAGAAAGAAGAGGCCGCTCGTAAGTTAATGGAAGAAACTATTTCAGCTGCTGTTACAGAACATGAACAATTGGTTTCGGATCTTGCTCCTTTTCATACTATTCTACAATTGAATGGATCTTACCTCAAACAATCTAGCGTCGTTCAAGCTAAAGCGAAAGACGAATGGCTCAAGCAACCTAGAGATGCGAGAAAAGAAAGGTTTGATGCATGGGCTCAGGCATGGTggtgtaaaaataaagcagATGCTATTATGATCGAGTTCGACAAATTAGCTAAAGATTCGACATTAGGTGCGTTTCTTGCAAAACAAAATGCGTTTCAAGAGTAA